In Gammaproteobacteria bacterium, one DNA window encodes the following:
- the clpP gene encoding ATP-dependent Clp endopeptidase proteolytic subunit ClpP — MQQPEALGLVPMVIETTGRGERAFDIYSRMLKERVIFLVGPVEDHMANLVVAQLLFLESENPDKDIHLYINSPGGAVTAGLAIYDTMQFIKPDVSTVCIGQAASMGALLLTGGAKGKRFALPNARMMIHQPLGGYQGQATDIDIHAKEILRVRQRLNEIMQYHTGQPLDRIERDTDRDNFMGGDEAVEFGLIDNVIANRA, encoded by the coding sequence ATGCAGCAACCTGAAGCGCTCGGCCTCGTACCAATGGTGATCGAAACCACCGGTCGCGGTGAGCGTGCATTTGATATTTATTCACGCATGCTCAAGGAGCGTGTGATTTTTCTTGTCGGCCCCGTTGAAGACCACATGGCTAACCTGGTTGTGGCGCAACTGTTGTTCCTGGAATCGGAAAACCCGGACAAGGATATTCATCTTTATATAAATTCTCCCGGCGGCGCAGTCACTGCCGGTCTGGCAATTTACGATACTATGCAGTTCATAAAACCGGATGTCAGTACCGTCTGTATTGGCCAGGCGGCGAGTATGGGAGCATTGCTGTTGACCGGCGGCGCCAAGGGTAAACGATTTGCATTGCCTAACGCGCGCATGATGATTCATCAGCCGCTCGGCGGATACCAGGGCCAGGCCACGGATATCGACATCCATGCCAAGGAAATTCTGCGTGTACGTCAACGCCTGAACGAGATCATGCAATACCACACGGGGCAACCGCTGGATCGAATCGAGCGCGATACCGATCGTGACAATTTTATGGGTGGCGACGAGGCTGTGGAATTCGGTCTGATTGATAATGTTATTGCAAATCGCGCATAA
- the tig gene encoding trigger factor translates to MQVSVETTGSIGRRITVSIPAEELETAVAEQLKRLSRNVRMPGFRKGKVPMKVVEAQYGRDALAEASNQLVQNSIQEALSQESLVPAGLPGIELKTIERGKEFEYVAEFDVYPAIPKPDLSGEEVEKIVAEVTDADVDHTINTMLEQRKSWNPVDRAAADGDQVVIDFVGRIDGEAFAGGSAEAVPLVLGSGSMIEGFEAGIKGAKPDETVNVDVTFPADYRAENLAGKKAQFEITVKTVSEPELPPLDDEFAKELGIDGGVEQMKSDVRDNLERERKQRERNLLRNKVLETLLKVNEFDVPKGLISQEIRHMRESDRQQRMAQGLAGDNSMITDDIYEKLAERRVALGLIMAEIVKEKDLKADADQVRQRVEDLAANYESPQAVVAWHYEKPGRLASLEQAVLEDLVVDAVLMTAKVKESKIGFQELVKSTSRA, encoded by the coding sequence ATGCAGGTTTCGGTTGAAACAACAGGATCCATTGGTCGACGCATAACGGTATCCATCCCGGCTGAGGAGTTGGAGACCGCAGTTGCTGAACAACTTAAACGATTGTCCAGAAACGTACGCATGCCAGGCTTTCGTAAAGGCAAGGTGCCGATGAAAGTGGTGGAAGCCCAGTACGGTCGCGATGCCTTGGCCGAGGCCAGTAATCAACTGGTTCAGAACAGTATCCAGGAAGCATTGAGCCAGGAATCCCTTGTTCCGGCAGGTTTGCCGGGCATTGAACTGAAGACCATTGAGCGCGGCAAGGAATTTGAATACGTCGCCGAATTTGATGTTTACCCGGCCATTCCAAAACCGGACCTGTCCGGAGAAGAAGTGGAAAAAATTGTCGCTGAAGTTACCGACGCCGATGTTGATCATACCATCAACACCATGCTCGAACAGCGCAAGAGCTGGAACCCGGTAGATCGGGCAGCTGCTGATGGCGATCAAGTGGTCATTGATTTTGTTGGCCGCATTGATGGAGAGGCATTTGCCGGAGGCAGCGCTGAAGCGGTGCCACTGGTTCTGGGTTCCGGTTCCATGATCGAAGGCTTCGAAGCAGGTATCAAGGGTGCCAAGCCTGATGAAACCGTCAACGTTGATGTAACTTTCCCGGCGGACTATCGTGCCGAAAATCTTGCCGGCAAAAAAGCCCAGTTTGAGATCACTGTAAAGACCGTTTCCGAGCCCGAATTACCGCCCCTGGATGACGAATTTGCCAAAGAGCTGGGTATTGATGGTGGTGTCGAGCAGATGAAATCTGACGTGCGCGACAATCTTGAGCGCGAGCGTAAACAGCGTGAGCGCAACCTGCTGCGCAACAAGGTCCTGGAAACGCTGCTAAAGGTGAATGAATTTGACGTTCCCAAGGGGCTGATTTCACAGGAAATTCGCCATATGAGGGAATCAGATCGGCAGCAGCGCATGGCCCAGGGGCTGGCTGGCGATAACAGCATGATTACTGATGATATCTATGAAAAGCTTGCAGAGCGCAGGGTTGCGCTGGGCCTGATTATGGCCGAAATTGTAAAGGAAAAGGATCTGAAAGCCGATGCTGACCAGGTAAGACAGCGTGTAGAGGATCTGGCGGCCAATTACGAGTCTCCGCAAGCCGTAGTTGCGTGGCACTATGAAAAGCCAGGCCGCCTGGCCAGTCTCGAGCAGGCTGTGCTGGAAGACCTGGTGGTCGATGCGGTGCTGATGACGGCCAAGGTCAAGGAGTCGAAAATCGGTTTCCAGGAGCTTGTGAAATCCACGAGCCGCGCTTAG
- a CDS encoding PilZ domain-containing protein, translated as MGHEDRREYERIPLAINAQLDMDKNESHEVRSRNFSAGGAFLASDNGAIHSLAVGDTGYLTISVHTEFGQESETVQIQVVRCSDDGVAVRFLARDAVAKSA; from the coding sequence ATGGGGCACGAAGATAGGCGCGAATACGAGCGTATTCCGTTGGCGATTAATGCGCAGCTGGATATGGACAAGAATGAGTCCCACGAGGTGAGATCACGGAACTTCAGTGCGGGCGGCGCATTCCTTGCTTCAGATAATGGCGCCATTCATTCGCTGGCCGTTGGTGACACGGGTTACCTGACAATCAGCGTGCATACCGAATTCGGTCAGGAATCTGAAACCGTCCAGATCCAGGTGGTGCGCTGCTCTGATGATGGTGTTGCGGTAAGATTTCTGGCGCGGGATGCGGTAGCCAAGAGCGCCTGA
- a CDS encoding AAA family ATPase encodes MESMTASMTVDQEHLATTASVDKERIPPKIVAVASGKGGVGKTLSSFGLGWYLARSGYRVVVVDLDFGVGNLHLSAGIGRVDRSLDSFLSGSVTTLNDLVVPMEDNQKLAIVPAAGRQSSITGFSEQAKHRLLGALPGLDADLVFLDIGAGSSQDNIDFFLGADHRLAIATADLSAMTALISFLKKALIHHVIDLIENAHPGLIKTCGEEPVRVADIFNVVKHRLGEDVARQLIGAGLRQFQPAVILNRVAEGDLAQVERVNKNLMRHLSNAATVLGTIPEDDAVTRCRRMGQNFLQRFPESSAAKALAAVTSHWQERYLFVD; translated from the coding sequence TAAGGAACGAATTCCGCCAAAGATTGTGGCGGTTGCTTCCGGCAAGGGGGGAGTTGGCAAGACGCTTAGCAGTTTCGGTCTGGGCTGGTACCTGGCGCGGTCAGGATATCGCGTTGTTGTTGTAGATCTCGATTTTGGTGTAGGCAACTTGCATCTCTCCGCCGGCATCGGGCGTGTTGACCGGTCGCTGGACAGCTTCCTGTCCGGCAGTGTCACCACCTTGAACGATCTTGTTGTTCCCATGGAAGACAATCAAAAGCTGGCGATTGTTCCGGCTGCAGGCAGGCAATCTTCGATTACCGGTTTCTCGGAACAGGCAAAGCACAGGCTGCTCGGTGCATTACCGGGGCTGGATGCGGACCTGGTTTTTCTGGATATTGGTGCCGGCAGTTCGCAGGACAACATTGATTTTTTCCTGGGTGCCGACCACAGGCTGGCGATCGCGACGGCAGATTTGTCGGCAATGACGGCATTAATCTCGTTCCTCAAGAAAGCGTTAATTCACCATGTTATAGATCTGATCGAGAACGCACACCCGGGTTTGATAAAGACTTGTGGCGAGGAACCGGTGCGGGTCGCAGATATATTCAATGTCGTCAAGCATCGCCTGGGCGAAGACGTTGCGCGCCAATTGATCGGGGCAGGGCTAAGGCAATTCCAGCCAGCCGTTATTCTCAATCGTGTCGCCGAAGGCGACCTGGCCCAGGTAGAGCGTGTCAACAAGAACCTGATGCGGCATTTGAGCAATGCCGCCACGGTGCTTGGGACTATTCCTGAAGACGATGCGGTGACCCGTTGCCGACGCATGGGGCAAAATTTTCTTCAGCGGTTTCCCGAATCCAGTGCCGCCAAGGCGCTGGCTGCTGTAACAAGTCATTGGCAGGAGCGCTACCTGTTTGTTGATTGA